A part of Halodesulfovibrio marinisediminis DSM 17456 genomic DNA contains:
- a CDS encoding TetR/AcrR family transcriptional regulator: MGSSKELILNNARQLFAEKGFKGTTVALIAQLSHVTDAAIYRHYKSKQQIFDQIIEELITEYKGMLDEIKARQKSGYCLLETLIQDVVGFVNEHETGYKVILTTYATIPSAKIAMENMTGALKQTIVACLERGIKDGTVREDIEVDETAEIITWLLAGLNRRRIFWPERDEITKSAVTFCLNSIKGF; encoded by the coding sequence ATGGGTTCATCCAAAGAACTAATTCTTAATAATGCACGCCAACTCTTCGCTGAAAAAGGTTTCAAGGGCACAACGGTAGCTCTTATTGCGCAACTTTCACATGTAACAGATGCTGCTATTTACCGACATTACAAGTCGAAGCAGCAAATCTTTGATCAGATCATCGAAGAACTCATTACTGAGTACAAGGGCATGCTTGATGAAATTAAGGCTCGCCAGAAATCCGGCTATTGCCTTTTAGAGACACTCATTCAGGACGTAGTGGGTTTTGTTAACGAACATGAAACAGGATACAAAGTTATCCTTACCACGTACGCCACAATTCCAAGTGCTAAAATTGCTATGGAAAATATGACAGGTGCACTGAAGCAGACCATTGTTGCCTGTCTTGAACGAGGCATTAAAGACGGTACAGTGCGCGAAGACATTGAAGTGGACGAAACTGCTGAAATTATCACCTGGTTGCTTGCAGGGCTTAACCGCCGACGCATTTTCTGGCCAGAGCGTGATGAAATTACTAAATCCGCTGTTACCTTCTGCCTTAATT
- the buk gene encoding butyrate kinase, with protein MAEHILVINPGSTSTKVAVFDGEKELFSHTAEHDKQETLAFNTATEQMELRRSTIKTVLKKHGMDAIKFDGIAGRGGLLAPMRGGTWNVTPAMLSDLASAKYGEHACNLGAPLALEFAKEHGVKAYIVDTVVTDEMDDRARLSGLPELPRRSVFHALSQRAAARKAAEQLGKEYANSRFLVCHMGGGVSVAAHRNGKICDVVNALEGDGPFSPERTGRLTALGVLDLVKNGTFTYEELRSRILKTGGLWAHLGTNDLREVEKRIAAGDTKAQLVFEALAYCIAKELSGLLPALMHLEEGESAPITVDGYVLTGGMANSKKLVETIINNLPPLAPAIIFPAVEEMHALAGGVLRVLRGKETARDYTGTPQDLL; from the coding sequence ATGGCAGAGCATATTCTGGTTATTAATCCGGGTTCTACTTCAACCAAAGTTGCTGTTTTTGATGGTGAAAAAGAACTTTTCTCCCACACTGCAGAACACGACAAGCAAGAAACACTCGCCTTTAACACTGCTACTGAACAAATGGAACTTCGACGCAGTACCATTAAAACAGTACTCAAAAAGCACGGCATGGACGCCATCAAATTTGATGGAATTGCAGGTCGTGGAGGACTTCTTGCTCCAATGCGTGGCGGCACGTGGAATGTAACCCCCGCCATGCTTTCAGATCTGGCCTCCGCTAAATACGGAGAACACGCATGCAACCTTGGTGCACCGCTAGCACTCGAATTTGCAAAAGAACATGGAGTTAAGGCATATATTGTCGACACCGTTGTTACTGACGAGATGGACGACCGTGCCCGACTCAGTGGATTACCGGAACTTCCGCGACGCAGTGTTTTTCATGCTCTATCCCAAAGGGCGGCAGCACGAAAGGCAGCGGAGCAACTGGGAAAAGAATATGCAAACAGCCGCTTCCTCGTATGCCACATGGGTGGAGGCGTATCTGTAGCTGCACACCGTAATGGTAAAATTTGTGATGTAGTCAATGCACTGGAAGGTGACGGCCCGTTCTCACCGGAACGAACCGGCCGCCTGACGGCACTGGGTGTACTTGACCTTGTCAAAAATGGAACCTTTACTTACGAGGAATTGCGGTCACGTATCCTCAAAACAGGTGGGCTTTGGGCACACCTAGGTACCAATGACCTGCGCGAAGTTGAAAAACGTATAGCCGCAGGCGATACAAAAGCGCAGCTTGTTTTTGAAGCTCTCGCATACTGTATTGCAAAAGAGCTCTCGGGGCTTCTCCCTGCACTTATGCACCTTGAGGAAGGTGAAAGTGCCCCTATTACCGTTGATGGGTATGTTCTCACTGGCGGTATGGCAAACAGCAAGAAACTTGTTGAAACTATCATTAACAATCTACCACCGCTTGCACCTGCCATTATCTTCCCTGCTGTAGAAGAGATGCATGCACTTGCTGGCGGCGTTTTACGCGTACTTCGGGGCAAAGAAACAGCCCGTGATTACACAGGAACCCCTCAGGATTTACTGTAA